From a single Lolium rigidum isolate FL_2022 chromosome 7, APGP_CSIRO_Lrig_0.1, whole genome shotgun sequence genomic region:
- the LOC124676818 gene encoding zinc finger MYND domain-containing protein 15-like, producing the protein MECAAKGLAGEPCAGVAQRRCGSCGAVAYCSKDHQFVHWRFHKEECARLATQMSRIDVLSQFPFTFSVEPLALNHTLPSMRCLFLESIKVHLKGLWKSECICGPEIASVKDLSITAEWNMESSLCPCTEPENPVTRPLASWEDYYQWRSLPLHSPVAVLLHWPLTLYHCLQLSRIQTSRHDGHATLNIHYLGPEKELLQLAVFAELLALFPGVHLRIELVGPAVPRSRDGEVVNISSYAHCSVQNCGCRSSTAPEDLNSSAVTLKLWKGLYHERYSDIVKDSNPHLILAPNAGVAAYPSWMPTIEMIREIGIPAIFTDFCEEAAHLASCCISSITSQPLGVPIQINPFRQPIAENNSALYIPCYSNCFVFGM; encoded by the exons ATGGAGTGCGCAGCCAAGGGGCTAGCGGGGGAGCCATGCGCCGGCGTCGCCCAGCGTCGGTGCGGCAGCTGCGGAGCCGTAGCCTACTGCTCGAAAGACCACCAG TTCGTACATTGGAGATTTCATAAAGAGGAATGTGCAAGGCTTGCAACACAAATGAGCCGCATTGATGTGCTCAGCCAATTTCCATTCACATTCTCTGTTGAGCCTCTTGCCCTG AACCATACACTCCCAAGTATGAGGTGCCTATTTTTAGAATCAATCAAAGTTCACCTAAAAGGACTCTGGAAATCGGAATGCATATGTGGCCCAGAGATTGCTTCTGTCAAGGACTTAAG TATAACAGCTGAATGGAACATGGAAAGCTCCCTTTGCCCGTGTACAG AGCCTGAAAATCCTGTGACTCGACCCCTGGCAAGCTGGGAAGACTACTATCAGTGGAGATCCCTTCCTTTGCATTCACCTGTCGCAGTTTTACTTCACTGG CCACTTACTCTATATCACTGCCTTCAACTATCTCGCATCCAAACCTCAAGACATGATGGACATGCCACTCTGAACATTCACTATTTAG GACCTGAGAAAGAGCTGCTTCAGCTTGCGGTGTTTGCAGAACTACTTGCACTATTTCCTGGTGTCCACCTTCGCATTGAACTTGTGGGGCCAGCAGTTCCAAGATCCAG GGATGGTGAAGTTGTAAATATTTCCAGCTATGCACATTGTTCTGTTCAGAATTGCGGTTGTAGATCTTCTACTGCCCCCGAGGACTTGAATTCCAGTGCAGTCACACTCAAACTATGGAAAGGACTCTATCATGAGAGATACAGTGATATAGTAAAG GATTCAAATCCCCATCTTATACTTGCTCCAAATGCCGGTGTAGCTGCCTATCCTAGTTGGATGCCGACCATT GAAATGATTAGGGAGATTGGTATTCCTGCAATTTTTACGGACTTTTGTGAAGAAGCTGCTCATCTAGCATCTTGCTGCATAAGTTCCATAACTAGTCAACCCCTGGGAGTCCCT ATCCAGATAAATCCTTTCAGGCAGCCGATTGCAGAGAATAATAGTGCACTATATATACCATGCTACTCAAATTGTTTTGTTTTTGGAATGTAG
- the LOC124669485 gene encoding vacuolar protein sorting-associated protein 24 homolog 1-like, producing the protein MDVLKGLLKPRPTPQQLLREWQRRLRNERLVLDRRIREVQREEKKVEKAIREAAKRNDLASAKTLAKELVRSRHGVNRLHENKAQLNSVSMRLGEVIGTERMVGCLSKSAEVMQIINLLMKAPALAATMEQFTKEMIKAEVMEEMTSDMIDSALDFEDMEDEIEEEVDKVLAELAAETSSQLPAAARAQGMKQVSVGRAQGEQQAVAKGADDEEGYLKLKEIRSRLANVRS; encoded by the exons ATGGACGTCTTGAAGGGCCTGCTGAAGCCGCGGCCGACGCCGCAGCAGTTGCTGCGTGAGTGGCAGCGCCGCCTCCGGAACGAGCGCCTCGTCCTCGACCGCCGCATCCGTG AGGTGCAACGGGAGGAGAAGAAGGTGGAGAAAGCGATCAGGGAGGCTGCCAAGCGCAACGACCTAGCATCGGCCAAG ACTCTCGCTAAGGAACTGGTGAGATCAAGACATGGTGTAAACCGTCTTCATGAAAACAAGGCACAACTGAATTCGGTTTCAATGCGTCTTGGAGAAGTTATTG GGACCGAAAGGATGGTTGGTTGTCTGTCGAAGAGTGCTGAAGTTATGCAAATTATTA ATT tactaATGAAAGCCCCAGCATTGGCAGCCACAATGGAACAATTCACCAAAGAAATGATAAAG GCAGAGGTGATGGAAGAGATGACGAGTGACATGATTGATTCGGCTTTGGACTTTGAGGACATGGAGGATGAAATTGAAGAGGAGGTTGACAAGGTTCTTGCTGAATTAGCAGCTGAGACTTCCTCACAGCTACCAGCAGCAGCCAGGGCGCAGGGGATGAAGCAAGTCTCAGTGGGCAGGGCTCAAGGAGAG CAACAAGCTGTTGCTAAGGGCGCCGACGATGAAGAAGGATATTTAAAACTAAAAGAGATCAGATCACGGCTTGCCAATGTGAGGTCATAA